The Primulina huaijiensis isolate GDHJ02 chromosome 17, ASM1229523v2, whole genome shotgun sequence genome window below encodes:
- the LOC140962920 gene encoding F-box/kelch-repeat protein At5g15710-like, giving the protein MRSNRLGDKEDMTGEASESGWRASNSGSARSGSFREEETFHWQASFGGSGSRNTSPLGRMGSRNTSPSRQKAIKTKPRGLDEEIMATFCKSVHPDIQMEDNIWAMLPEDLLNEILARVPPFMIFRLRSVCKRWNSILQDNGFLKFHSQVPSHGPCLLTFWKNSQTPQCSVFSLPLKQWFRIPFTFLPHWAFWLVGSSGGLVCFSGLDGLTFKTLVCNPLTQTWRTLPSMHYNQQRQLIMVVDRKDRSFKIIATSDIYGDKSLPTEVYDSKLCKWSLHQTMPAVNLCSSKMAFCDSRLYLETLSPLGLMMYRMDTGHWEYIPAKFPRSLLDGYLVAGTQKRLFLVGRIGLYSTLQSMRIWELDHSKFVWVEVSRMPPRYFRALLRLSAERFECFGQDNLICFTSWNQGKGLLYDVDKKVWSWIAGCALQSYNSQVCFYEPRFDAMIY; this is encoded by the exons ATGAGATCCAATCGTCTCGGAGACAAGGAAG ATATGACCGGAGAAGCTTCTGAATCTGGGTGGAGAGCATCAAATTCCGGATCAGCGAGAAGTGGATCTTTCCGTGAGGAGGAAACTTTCCACTGGCAAGCAAGTTTTGGAGGAAGTGGATCTAGGAATACCAGTCCTCTTGGCAGGATGGGGTCGAGGAACACGAGTCCGTCTAGGCAGAAGGCTATTAAGACCAAACCACGTGGTTTAGACGAAGAAATTATGGCAACATTTTGTAAATCTGTACATCCGGATATCCAGATGGAAGATAACATTTGGGCCATGCTGCCAGAAGATTtgttaaatgaaatattggctAGAGTTCCACCATTCATGATTTTTCGGCTCCGTTCTGTTTGTAAAAGATGGAATTCAATTTTGCAAGACAATGGCTTTCTGAAGTTCCATTCACAAGTGCCCTCCCATGGGCCTTGCCTCCTCACATTTTGGAAAAATTCACAGACTCCTCAATGCTCAGTTTTCAGCTTGCCGTTGAAACAGTGGTTTCGGATTCCATTTACTTTTCTGCCACATTGGGCTTTCTGGTTGGTTGGTTCATCAGGGGGCCTGGTCTGTTTCTCGGGATTGGATGGATTGACTTTCAAAACATTAGTTTGTAATCCCCTAACACAAACTTGGAGGACTTTGCCAAGTATGCATTATAATCaacaaaggcagttgataatgGTAGTTGATCGGAAGGATCGGTCTTTTAAAATTATAGCCACCAGTGATATTTATGGTGACAAGTCTTTGCCCACAGAAGTATATGACTCTAAGCTTTGCAAATGGTCGCTTCACCAAACCATGCCTGCCGTAAATCTTTGTTCCTCAAAGATGGCATTTTGTGACTCAAGGTTGTATTTGGAGACTCTTTCACCACTGGGTTTGATGATGTATAGAATGGATACGGGCCACTGGGAATACATCCCTGCAAAATTTCCTCGGTCTTTATTGGATGGGTATCTAGTGGCCGGAACACAGAAGCGTCTGTTTCTAGTTGGAAGAATTGGTCTTTATAGTACTCTTCAAAGCATGAGGATATGGGAGCTTGATCATTCGAAATTTGTTTGGGTTGAGGTAAGCAGGATGCCACCTAGGTATTTTCGTGCTCTCTTGAGATTATCAGCAGAAAGATTTGAATGCTTTGGTCAGGATAATCTGATATGTTTCACATCGTGGAACCAAGGGAAAGGTCTTCTCTATGACGTCGATAAAAAAGTGTGGTCTTGGATTGCTGGATGTGCTCTTCAATCGTACAACAGCCAGGTCTGTTTCTATGAGCCAAGATTTGATGCTATGATCTATTAA